DNA sequence from the Nitrospirota bacterium genome:
TTGATCTCATCAATCTCTTCACGAAGCGGCTCAGGGTAGTAATCAAAATTGCAACCGGTAAATGAGTTGAATTCACTGTTTAACATACGCATGATGTCATCATCAGCATTTGAGACGATCCGGCCCGTCTCCTTATCCCAGAGGACCGGAACCGTGACCCTTGCGTTAAAGTCAGGATCCGATGCCTTATATGCCTCACTGAGAAACTGAAAGCCGTTTACCGGGTCCTCACTGTACCCCGGACCTTTTCGAAACGCCCATCCACGCTCATCACGAATAGGATCTACAACTGTCATGCCGATGATATCTTCAAGCCTTTTTAACTTTCGCATAATAATGGTGCGATGAGCCCAGGGACAGGCAAGAGAAACATAGAGGTGATAACGGCCCGATTCAGCCGGATAACCGCTTGAGCCATCGTGTGTCACCCAGCCCCTGAACTGGTCTTCCTGTCTGACAAATTCTCCCTGATTATTCTGTTCCTTGGGAAACATCATTGGCCTATCCTCCTTGCTGCACGCAGGGGTTAGTTTTAAGAAAAGTATGGACGCTTTATAAAACTTATAGAATATTATAACATCATTTTGATCTTGCGGAAACCACAAACCTTCCGTGACATTTTTTATAACATAATGGCTTGATCCGGAAATCCATGATAAAAAAAGGATACTGCCTTTACTCATTCCTTATCCTGCAAAAGATATGGAGGCCTTTGATGATAGAGCAGATGGTCAGGGAATGACTCCCAGCGTAATTGACAACAAAGTTTGACTCTCTTATGATTACCGGTATGAGGCTTCGGTGGGTCTTGTGGATGCTTATCATCTTCTGGTCATTATCGAAATATGGTACTTCCGGAGAAGCCTCCACCCTGATCTCGGTTCAACTGCCTTCCGGCAGGTTAATAACTGCGGAAGAGGCCATAACACACGAACAACAGATGGAAGGAATGATGTATCGTCAACACCTTGAGGAAGACCGCGGAATGCTGTTCATATATCCCCAGGACGGGATCCATGGTATCTGGATGAAGAACTGCCTGATTTCACTGGACATTCTCTGGCTGGACAGTAACTACCGTATTATCTATGTGAAGGAACGCGTCCCTCCATGCCGTTCTGAGCCCTGTCCGACATACAAACCGCCGCTAAACTCCAGGTATGTGCTTGAAGTCCACGAAGGACTCGCGGAAAAGGAGCGCCTGAGACCGGGATCACAACTCCTCCTGACAACCTCCGGTCTGACGCTATAACCGGAGAAGAATATATGAGAATTTTGTCAGCATCCAGAAAAGGTTTCCCCCTCAAGACGCTTCTCAGCTTTCTTGGACCTGGTTTCCTTGTCACTGTCGGGTTTATAGATCCCGGCAACTGGGCTACCAATATTGAGGGTGGATCAAAGTTCGGATATGAACTTCTCTGGGTCATCACGCTCAGTACGATCATGCTGATCGTGATACAGAACATGGCCGCCAAGCTCGGTATTGCCACAGGAAAATCTCTTGCAGTCAACATCCGGGAGAGATTCTCTCTTCCGGTCTCGGCATTCCTCGGGCTGACGATTGTTCTGGCCTGTTTCGCAACCGATGTGGCGGAATTACTGGGAGGGGCAATCGGATTTAATCTCCTCTTCGGCATGCCTCTTTGGTCGGGTGCACTACTCACAGTGCTCTTTGAAGTGTTTCTTATTGTCAGCCAAAGATATCATCGTGTAGAGGCGATCATCATGATCTTTCTTGGAATCATCGGTCTGTGCTACCTCGTGGAAATTCTTATCGTTAATCCCGACTGGTCCGAACTGGCATCGTCAATGGTCGTTCCCAATATCAACAGAAGCAGCATTTACGTGGCCATGGCCATACTTGGAGCGGTTGTGATGCCTCACAATATCTTCCTTCATTCCAACGTCATTCACAGCCGGAATTGGGGTATTTCAGAGAGCGAAAAAATGTCACTCCTGCGCTACGAGAAGATAGACACGCTTACTGCCATGCTCTTAGGCTGGGTGGTGAACTCAGCGATGATCATCGTGGCGGCCTCCGTCTTCTTCCGCCATCATATCCTGGTTGACAGCATTGAGCAGGCATCGGAAACACTGAAGCCTCTGGCCGGGCCTCTTGCCGGTTTCCTGTTCGCCCTCGCCCTTGTATTCGCGGGAATCGGCTCATCAGTGACGTCGTCCATGGCAGAGGTCAATGTTATCACCGGGTTCCTGGGAAAACCGGAAGATCCACGGACCCTGCTCTACAGAGTTTCCGTTTTTGTAACGGCCATACCATCATTTATAATCATTCTTTTCGCCATGGACACGTTTCGCATTCTGATCTTCAGTCAGGTTGTACTGAGCATTCAGCTACCCTTCACACTGATTCCACTTCTAATTTTGTGCCGCGATCACAGCCGCATGGGCCTCTTTAAAAGCAGCACACTGGAGTTCGCTGCCGCCGTGACCATCTCCAGTGTCGTAATTGTCCTGAACATCTACCTGTTTTATTCAACAATCGCAGGAGGAGGATGATATGCAGGCATACAGGAAGATCCTGGTCGCGATGGACTGCTCACCCGTTGACGATGCCATAATCGAGCATGTGTCGGCCCTGGCGCTTCAGAACAACGCTCAGGTCTATCTTTTACATGTTGTTCACTCTCACACACTCGACCAGGACCGTGCGTTGCGTGAACTGACTGAAGCATCCTTGAAATCCCACCGCGATGTGTTGCAGGCCAGGAATATCGAAACCTATATCATTATCAGAAGCGGAGAACCGGATAAAGAGATACTGAAGGAGATCGAGGAAAAAGATTATGATCTAGTGGCAATGGCCACCCATGGTCATTCTTTCATAGGCGACATTCTGTTCGGAAGTGTTTCCCGGACTCTCAAACACAAGATCAGCATACCTCTGCTTCTGATAGGCCCCTCACGTTGAAGGGCAGCACTAAGATAACATAAAATCTGAAACAAAGGGTTCAATTTATACTGTCCTCCCTGACCGCTGTAGTGAGGCAATATGCTCCGACGTCTTGATCGCTAATGCAGCAATAGTTAGAGTAGGGGGCGATGCGCTCGATGTGACAAAAGCCCCGCTGCCAACCAGATAGAGATTTCGGATATCATGTGCACAAAGATTTTCGTCTACAACACTTGAGCCGGAATCCTTGCCCATCCTGTGAGTTCCTATCTGATGTGAAGCATACCTAAGGGTGCCGGTCTCAATGTCGGAGGCTCCTGCAGATTGCAGGATTGTCTTTGCTGCCACTGCGGCATCTTTTAATGCCCCGCGTTCATATTCCCCTAAGCCGCAATAAATTTTGGGAACCGGATTCCCAAAATAATCTTTTTTCGAAGTGTCCAGGGAAATAGAATTATTTTTATCAGGTAATTGTTCACAATAGACTCGAACACCTAATGTATGACCAAACTCCTCCCGCACATGTCTTTCCAGAGTCTTTCCCCATTTTTCAGATGAAAGTGCAATCTCTTCAGGCTTATGGCCGGCAGAATTCAAAAATTCGAGAAA
Encoded proteins:
- a CDS encoding glutathione S-transferase family protein; the encoded protein is MMFPKEQNNQGEFVRQEDQFRGWVTHDGSSGYPAESGRYHLYVSLACPWAHRTIIMRKLKRLEDIIGMTVVDPIRDERGWAFRKGPGYSEDPVNGFQFLSEAYKASDPDFNARVTVPVLWDKETGRIVSNADDDIMRMLNSEFNSFTGCNFDYYPEPLREEIDEINDIVYSNINDGVYQAGFATTQGAYEQAVRALFKALDSIDERLAASRYLVGNQITEADWRLFVTLIRFDAVYYSHFKCNIRRIVDYPNLYGYLRELYQHDGIAETVNLDHIKRHYYITHTDINPTGIVPLGPELDLDYPHGRDTLTFEP
- a CDS encoding DUF192 domain-containing protein encodes the protein MTTKFDSLMITGMRLRWVLWMLIIFWSLSKYGTSGEASTLISVQLPSGRLITAEEAITHEQQMEGMMYRQHLEEDRGMLFIYPQDGIHGIWMKNCLISLDILWLDSNYRIIYVKERVPPCRSEPCPTYKPPLNSRYVLEVHEGLAEKERLRPGSQLLLTTSGLTL
- a CDS encoding Nramp family divalent metal transporter encodes the protein MRILSASRKGFPLKTLLSFLGPGFLVTVGFIDPGNWATNIEGGSKFGYELLWVITLSTIMLIVIQNMAAKLGIATGKSLAVNIRERFSLPVSAFLGLTIVLACFATDVAELLGGAIGFNLLFGMPLWSGALLTVLFEVFLIVSQRYHRVEAIIMIFLGIIGLCYLVEILIVNPDWSELASSMVVPNINRSSIYVAMAILGAVVMPHNIFLHSNVIHSRNWGISESEKMSLLRYEKIDTLTAMLLGWVVNSAMIIVAASVFFRHHILVDSIEQASETLKPLAGPLAGFLFALALVFAGIGSSVTSSMAEVNVITGFLGKPEDPRTLLYRVSVFVTAIPSFIIILFAMDTFRILIFSQVVLSIQLPFTLIPLLILCRDHSRMGLFKSSTLEFAAAVTISSVVIVLNIYLFYSTIAGGG
- a CDS encoding universal stress protein produces the protein MQAYRKILVAMDCSPVDDAIIEHVSALALQNNAQVYLLHVVHSHTLDQDRALRELTEASLKSHRDVLQARNIETYIIIRSGEPDKEILKEIEEKDYDLVAMATHGHSFIGDILFGSVSRTLKHKISIPLLLIGPSR